In the genome of Candoia aspera isolate rCanAsp1 chromosome 4, rCanAsp1.hap2, whole genome shotgun sequence, the window GGAAATCACGTTTCAAGGGAGGAAAGGGCAAGAAGCTcaatattggtggtggtggtctggGGTACCGTGAGCGGCCTGGCTTAGGATCAGAGAGTGTGGTAAGCGTTGATGCTTAGATAACAAACAGATATTTATTGCTACTAAGTATCCCCAAGATTGCGGTCTCAGTTGAACAATGCAACTTTGTGTCATAGGATCGGGGGAGCAATAGTGTAATGGTCAACTATGAAGCATATAAGCCATCCTCAGGAGCAATGGGGGACAGGTTATCTGCAATGAAGGCGGCGTTTCAGGTTGGTATGAAAAGCAACCTCACGTCAAGATCTCACTGTCCTCGTTCTAGTGCTGCTGCCACTTTTCCACCAAGACTTTCACCCCGGTGTGGCCATTAGTCTTTGAAACTCAGTGCCTCCTATTTGCACCAGGCTATCTGTGGACAAGGAACTTCTGCAAATTCAAACTATCACATGGAGACCAGAGGGCTGCAAGGTGGTCTAAAGGTCATCTAGCTCTTTTTCTCCCCTCTCACATCAATTAAAACTGGTTCCTTACGTCAGGCATAACaatctgggaataatattcattCTGAGAGGCCCATGTTGCTTGAGAATTTTTGTGAAGGTGAAAGTATATATTGAGTAtaacgtgttttttttttctcttgtagtcCCAGTATAAGAGCCATTTCGTTGCAGCCAGCTTTAGCAACCAGAAGGCAGGCGGCTCTTCAGCAGGTGCCAGTGGTTGGACCAGTGCAGGCAGCTTAAACTCTGTGCCAACAAATTCAGCCCAGCAGAACTCAGCAAAACCTGACAGTCCCATGGGGGTTTCAGGTTTAGCAAAAGGTATCCCAGGTTTCACTAGTGCTGGAACCTTAAACAGCATCCCCAGCTTTCCAAGCGCTGGCATTCAGGGTTACAACAGTGCAAATGCTGGCAACGGCAACAGAGAAGGTAACAGTGGAGGCAGAGAAAGATACAATGACAATCGGGGTAGCAGTCGCCATAGTGACGGCCAGCGCCATGGAGATGGCGGCAATCGCCATAGTGATGGCCAGCGCCATGGAGAAGGCTACCGCCATGGAGAAAACCGCCACGGGGACAGCCATCGACACAGTGAAGGCCGACATTCTGGAGGTGGGAGCGGCAGCGGTAGTCGCCACGGAGACAGCCGAAATAATGGGGACAGCCGGAACAacaatgaaaacagaaataatgaaaataggAATAATGAGAGCAAGAAAGAAAGCAACAACCGAGACAACAGCAAGACAGATGGTTTTGCAGTTCCTGAACCCCCCAAACGCAAGAAAAGCCGATGGGATAGCTAAGCATCTGGGCTTCCCCACAAACAGCAAGGTGCTTCTCTCTAAGGAGGGTCTCTGTACCAGAAGTGGCTATTTGGAAGGAGAAGAGTGGACACTAGCATTCCCCAAGGAAGCCTGACTCAGTGCATCCAGTGTTAACCACCTCCCCTTAATGCCACATTAATTTTGTGCTTTGGTCAAAAGAAAGTTCCCTTTTGAATATAATTTCTCTGTGCTCTgccttttaaaaatccatccaGAGAGGCTTCACAACAACAATGATTATCCTTTGCAAGAACAAAACatttatgtgatttttttaaactaaatatttCTAGAACAGAGGCGTGAATGGGGTAGGCTTTATTTTAACTCTATCATCATAGACTTGACATAAACTACATAAACTAGCCTGTTTAGGTGGTGTGCCTGCCCATCCACTTTTTTCATTTCTATAACGAGAATGCTTCTACACACTTCTTTTCTGGCTATAATGGCTCTCGTACCCAGGCATAGTTCCCTAGTTACTTTTTTGTTAATGTCATACACATGCAACAGTTCAGACATGGACTGTGTTTGAGAGAATATGCTAACAAACTGACAAACCAGTGGCCATTGTAAATATGCAAGTAGTGGTGATCCCTAGGGCAGAAATCCAGGGGTGGAAGGGAATGTAATTAGCCCATTTACACCAAAATCTTGGATCGTGCATGGAAAGTCTTCTGCTTCATTATGGCTTGTGTCAGTCCTTCAAGTAATCACTTTTCATCTGATGAAACAACGCTGACTAGTTTAAATCCCTTTCATTTTGGATTTCTGAGTACCCAggtttgatttctttttgtttgttttgtcagtTGTTGGTTTCAGCAGTTAAGAAGGCAACAGATCCGGATCACTCCTTCTGTCCTTTATATTCCCTTAATAGTATCAGCATGCTTGTAGCTAAGGAGAGAGAATTAGATTTGTTTCTTAGATGTGGGAAGACAACACAGCAGATACGTAGGCGGTATGCCACTTTCCCTTCATATGTAAGCTAGGTAAGACAATGTCGTTGGCTGGAATTTGACTCCTCTGATTCATTAAAATTACAATAGTATGTAGAATAAAACTTAATTCCTGGGACAAATGAAAACATCCATGCCAGCATATGCAACATCCTATCACCTGTATTTTGAATGCTTCCTTGCAGGAGCAGAGATTTAAAGTGCACAAGAAAACTGTAGTAACTCTAGCAGACATTTACTTAGATTGAAGCCTCTCTATCCAGGAATGATCCAGGTTTTTCTTGTATTGGCTTGTAAACAGGTGTAGACTCCTGAAGCTACATTAACCTCGAATAGAAAAAGACCATGCATGCAGCTATGAAAACAGCTCCCCTACAGGATTCCCTAGGAAGCAAGTAGGATTAATTCTGTTCTTTCAGCTGTATTCATTTAGGATCTCCTGTTGATTACTTTGTGGATGTTTGGAAAGttatctctcccccccctcccacATTAGAAAAGGCTCAGGAGGGTGGAGGAGGGGCACCTTTCATGTATAGTATCAAGTTTCTGTGATTTGGGGGCCAAGCCACCAAGGTTTTAAACTTTGTAAATTTGGGAATGGCTTTTGAAGAAGCAGACATGTGAGGACCTGTGCAAAACTTTTTTCAAAATGACTGTCATACACCTCTGGAAAGTTGATGCGAAATGTTTTGCttgattatatttttctttaactgcatgttcttaaacttttttttccccagagtaaTAGAAAaatcttgtttgctgaaaatagGTATGTTCTTGCTTCACATTTTTATGAAGATATATCTGAAGCTGTGTTAAGATTCTGTGACATgccatttcctttattttccatgttttcttctaataaatgttttattactaGTATAATTGTCTTGGATGGGTCTTTATTTTGGCTgttcttcttttccccaaatgAGTTTTGAAGGTGCAAAATACCTGATTGTTCTAACTGAGAttaggaaaaatacagaaatcaaactgggATCCCTAAGAAATACTGGCTGGCTTTGTGGTATACTCCTTGCCACATTAACTGAAGTTCCATGTTTCACAGAGTTTAAACATACATTTTCCTACCAGCTGCTTCTCTTCTAGCCAATTTTGAAGACTGCATTTTCAAATACAAGTGGGCTAGTACTTACTAAGAGTCTGTTCAATAAGCTACTGGATCAAtaccttttttcattctttgtaCAATCCTCAGTAGTTTGGCAAAATAAACAGTTCTCTCCAAAAATGGTTACTGTCATGTTGGGAAGAATGATTTGCAGAAAAATGGGGCAAGCTTCCGCACAATATGATTTTGAAAAAATCCATTGTGTAACACAATTAGATACAGAATTGATAGTTAAATATCAATTCAGTGTtaaaaggaaacatttatttCTCACTATAATACTACACAATTAAAAAACATCAAGAACAAATTCACTTCTTTCTAAGTGCATACTAGTTGAGTTCTCACTCCTTATAATCAGCTAAAGCACTAGCTAGCAATTTTGCCTATTTAATCTTGGAGCTCTAAAATGAACAATACAAATACTACCTAACGTGTGTGAGGGGAAGAAATGCTGTGCTGTTGGTAGAACATATATAAGCATACTTCTATTTATTGTTGCTGAGGCTAAAATGGTGAATGTAGGACAAGAAGGCAGATCTGTCTTGCTGATTAGAACCTGAAAATAAATGGCAAGCACTTTATAGGTGCAATTTTGCTAGCCATTTCCTATCTCCCTGAGCAGTCCTCTAGATCCAGGATCAAGATTATATATACACAACACCAGTCAGAAATGGCTAGTAAATCATCTTTTCACACTGAGATGGATAGTAAACTAGCTAATCCTAGTCATTATAATGATGAGTGGCTTAGGATTCAATCTAGCAATTCATTGCTAACTTGCTCCAAGATATGAGTACAGTCCTACGGATAGACATGCTTTTAATCTTTATAGCATGGTCTCAAGATCTTTTCTCAAGCTGGGGTGGTTTTCTTCTAGGCCTGGAGAGTCCACCAAAGCCTTGATTATCTCATCAGGAGCTTTCTGCATCATCTCTTGACTCAAGCAGTTACCTAGAGTGGAGGAAGCAGGGAAGTATTCCAGAGCAGTGCCACTGCTGGCCAGCTGCAATAGCCAATTTTTGGCACCCAAAGGCATGGCTATGGCTGCTGCGGAGGCTGTGCCCCAGCTGGCCATACTTAGACTGATGCTATTGGTAGCATGGGATACTAGACCGCCATAATAACAGCTCCCTCCTGTGCTGGTGACATGGGTCTTCTGCTTTATATCCAGTAGCAAATTTCTCCGGAACCAAGCTTTTTTAATTTCAGCCTGCACCTAGGGAGAGAGACAGATCATCAAAGGAATGCCGCTTGGCTAAGATCAACATGAGTCTGTTCTCAATTCTGGATATGTGGTAGAGGCAGCATTGGCCCAAATACATTCTCAGGTGCCCACTCTTCTCCCCATCCTTCACCTTTCCTTAAAACCCCAGTGTGTACATATTTTTCCAATTAGAAAATGAGCCctgaatttcaaatcaggtaacaGGAAAAACCATTAGGGTGGAATGTTACTCCAAGTTATGTTTTAGGTTTGTCCTTTAAAAAGGTCAAAACTGAAGATtagtgtatattttaaaaaatgagcatgaTTGAGTAGGCTTGGTATATGCAACCACCATTTTTGGCTAAGTTCTCTCATGCTAAATGTGGCTTGATTAACATTAAGTtcatacataatgctaagccaaaacccaaCAACAAACGCCATGGCTTAACACAATGTGACATTCTAATCACGAACTGAAGTGTCTGGATTGCCTGTGAAGATTGGAGGCACTGGGTTGCACTGGTTCCACTCCTTCGTGATTGGGCAGGTCTAATCCACCGTGGGGGGGCGATGAGAAGTCAAATCCTTGGCCACTCTTGTGTGGACTGCCACAGGGCTCATATACTATATTGTTCTCCATGTTGTTTAACATAAAATTGTTGCGAGAGGTAATCTATTGGATCAGAGTGAGATATCAGATTCCACCCCACCTCAGTGTGTGAGAAGATTAGGGGTCCAGAGGCAGACCTGTTCAGTGGCTGTATGGCAtagtcttccccctcccccccacggTCCAAATGGTCCCTTTTCTGTTATCCTTTAGAAAAGAAGTTAAACCAACCTCTTCTGCCCAAGCTTTGGAGAGTAGGTTGTTTTCTTATTGTTCTAGTGTTAGTTATTTTTATGGTTATGCTGAAATTACTGTTTTTATGAAGGCTTTCATCCTTTACACTTTTAggattgtgagctgcccaggatcTATGATTCGGACAGAATACAAATTAtgtgaaatcaatcaatcaatcaatcagaaaagAAGATGCTGGGCCAAAGAGCATGGCTTTTGGGAAAGCTCTCTATTTTGGAAATTTAAATATTCCATGCAAAGCAGTACCATTTTACTGGGAGAGAAATATAAGGCAGATAAAGGAGGTGGGGGTTAATAAATTGGTGGCTGCTCTCGAAAATCCATGCAAACACTGTAGAGAAGAGCCCGCTTTATACACATGCTCATGCTTGTGCCTGGGTAGATACAGCCCCCAAATCCATGTTCTTACCTCACCATTGCAAAAGCAGTAAATAAGAGCCACGAAGAAGCCCTGCCCAGAGACAGAGACAACCATAAATAAGAAATAGTTGGGACAGAGTAGTTCAAAAACAAGACTTCATAGGCGTAAAGACTCACCTGTAAAGAGTTGAAGAGCATCTCATAATGCATCTGTATTTGCCAAAGTGTGCTGGAGACAGCTGTGTAAGGCATAGCCATGAACACCACGTAATGGACCCCAAAGAGGGGCATCAAGACTAGCGTTGACTTCAGTAGTTTTCTGAAAGTAGCAGGGGGGATATTTTCATGCTTGTCACCTCCTGGTTCTCTAGAaaagtgcttctcaaccttggcaactttaagatgtgtgaacttaaagttgggagttgaagtccacacatctttaaagttgctaaggatgaGAAATGCGGCTCTAGAAGATCAAaattttttcctttgttgaaCTAAACAAAGCAAAAGCCCTGATGGGGAATAAGGCCAGCAAAAGGATGACTCTTAAAAGGGACTAGAAGCTTGAAGAAACAGTTACAGTCGTAAGCCAAGACTGTACTACAGTATGTCTTTCTACCTTGCTGTAGGAGGGCATCACTGTTGACCTGTTGACAGGGTTACCAGAGTGGATGAGACTGGAATTTGCACTCTTGCTGGGGAGGCATTAAGGGGAGAAAAGGGTGCTTTAAACTCCCTCCGGGATAATTCAGTCTGATGCTTGTATTTTTATCAATAGGTACATTTTTTGCCACTTAAAACCTTCCCCAGActgttcctccccaccccccaaaatcagTCCTGCCTGCTCTGGATAGCTCAGGGAGCTGTAAATGAGGAGCAGGAAGGTTGCATCCAGTCTGTAGATGACCCAATCCTGCCTTAGATCCAATTCTAGTCAGTATATAGTAAATTGGGGTCTGTTTAATAGTTCTTGGTATTCTaggggtttattttttaaaagaaagacattGCAAGAATTGGTGGAGATTGAGTAACTGCCTATTCAAGAGAAACCACCATGACTTCACGGAAGGTGGGATCTGAAAGAATTGTCTCTTCACTGTTAAGCAACCTAAGGTGATGAAAGTGTGATTAAAACTGGAGGTGATGACTGTATTCTGGAATATTAACAAGGAGGGAGAGTTTCCATTTCAGTTAAGAGAAATGAAACAGTTGTTTATTGTGGAGCTAAAAGAGAAAACCATGCCCAAGTACATACCTGTACTGCTGTCGTGGATCTAATTTCCCTGTGTTTGTTTCCCATAGTTTGGATGCAAGGACTCTCACAATgttgaggaagagaagaaagttcACCTGCCAGCAACACAGAGAGACTGAGCCAGAcattctatacaggtagtcctcagttacgaccacaattgggaccagaatttcggccaagcgatgcagtcataaagcgagacgtcatgtgaccgcatcgcttggcgacggcaatcctggcaatccccctcgctgttgttaagtgaattccaCTAGTCATTAGCCGAGGACTCACCCCAGTCCAAGCCACtccgggcttggtccctcccagccccaagcggGACCCGGCTTCTCCAGCGAACGTTTCCTGCACGTGGCTCCCTGAGCCTTCAGAAAGTTTTCAGAAAGACAGCGCAGCTTTCCGAAGGCTTAGAGAGCCACATGTAGGAAATGTTCACTGGAGAAGCCGGGTCCGAAAAGGAGACGGCAAAGGCAGCGAGGCGTTCCTGCTTTGACCGGGAGGCTGGGCGCAAAAGGCGAACGGCTGGTGTGggaactgggagagaaggcagctgggCGAACGAATGCTTGCTGGCGCTGgctggggcagctgaggcttccaggCTGGCTGCGGCTTCATGCTgcgctgtggctcaggggcttcttgcagccccagaaccacggCGTGCCAAgaggcccctgagctgcagcatggcaagcagccccagagccacgcAGTTCTGGAGCTGCTTGCTGCCCCATGAGGCAGGGTGCAGCgtggccaaaagagcagagatagGGGATGGGGGAGGAATAGGTTGGTGTCTGGGAGTTGAAGCGTCCCTGCGatcataaatgtgggcaggctgccaggcacctgaattttgatcacatgactgcgagggTGGTGCTATGGCTGTAACTTCAGGCGTgggttgtaagtccctttgttcagagCCGCCATAACttggaatggttgctgaacaaatggtcataagttgaggactacctgtatactggtGGAATTATGCAGTTTCTATATTCAGTATATagaggaatatactgtataacagtaTATTTTGATGGCTGTTTAGCTCTCACTCCAAACAATTAACAGATAAACaagtctacattttaaaaaacatgacaTCAACCTACAACCCAAAGAGCATCAGGACTAAAAGAACTCAATGTGGGGGCAAGTTCCAGAAAGGCCTAATTCTTAGCAAACAATGCAGATCTAATGGGCAACTCTAAAACTTAAGAGTACGGGATACTTAACAAAAGATGCTATCTgatattttaaaactaattttaaaccATACAAAGCTGATTAGTAATACAGCCACAGGAAACCTGTATTACCAAATTCCCAGCCGTTCTTTGCCCTTCTTACCATGATTGCTGCTAAGATTGGGACCTGATAGATCCATTTCATGTTTCCAGCACTGAGGTCCCAGCATCTGACAAAGAGAGGTTGCATTCAGCCATAAAGGGTCTAGCCATATGGTATCCCTCTACTGGCACTTTTGAAATACAACTTTGAGAACGAACTGTCTGAGATTTTGTGATGCAGCACATTGGTCATGTTACTGGGTCGGTTTTGGATTTCTGgattttggaatgttttaattgttcCAAGTTCttaatacaggtagacctcgcttagcaattgcctcatttagcgaccgtttgcagttacaacaatgatgaaaaataactttacgaccaatcgttgcatttacgaccttcacagatctataaagcaaaggaaacctgaagtgagatcataagcaaagttgcggtttcacttagcaagagctttgcttaacaactgagttgctggtcttaattgtggtcactaaatgaggactacctgtatatgacaCTTTGCATTGATTAGCTTATAATGCTTATGTTAATTCAGTGTTAAAATTTCTCCCAGAGACTGGGACAAAGTGAATTCACTAAGTGTATCTAATATGATTCCATGGAAGATTCATATTAGAGAATTCTGGAGTTTTAGGACAGATTCTTTGCCCTTATATCTCATAGGGCTattatatctggactgcaaaaatctgaaaaaggcatcaacacattttcatttttctgtatttctttggttGTGAAGATTTTTGCAACTAAACTGTGGTAGATTTAATACCTGGACAGCCTTCTCTAATCTGGTTTGGGACCACAACATATTCCTGGCCAATATGACCCAATAACCCATGAACTGATGCCCTATTATGCCCAGCCCAGCAGGGTCAATATATTGTAGATCAAAAAGACATTTAAGATactgttgtacaggtagtccttgacttacaaccattcgtttagcgaccatttgaagttatggtggcgctgaaaaaagtgacttacaactggtccttgcacttacgactgtagCAGTGTCTctgcgatcacatgatcaaaacgcaggcacttggcaaccggcatgtatttacgatggttacagcatcccagggtcatgtgatcaccatttgcaaccttcccagctggcttccaacaagcaaagtcaatgggggaagctggattctcttaacaaccacatgattcacttaacgactgcagcaaaaaagcttgtaaaattgggtgtgactcacttaataaccaccttgcttagcaatggaaattccagtcccaattgtggttgtaagtcaaggactacctgtacaggtttTGCCTTTTAGAGGACTTGCCTtttaaagaactttgcatttttatttctattttatctttagaTATTAAAATCTGGCCTTCAGACTTAATGATGCTAAAGTAGCTGTCCTCAGCTTGCCATCCTCCACATGTTTGGAAGATGTTATTCCCCAATGTCCAACCAGGAGTAACCATGCAAGATGAGAATTCTTGGAGTTCCATTGAATTCATTCCTTTGGGGGCCCCAAGTACACAGAACTGGTGGGCTCTTTTGGCTTCTGGAAATCCTGTTTTGGCTTCTTGCACACAATGGCTACTATCAGCTGCATAGCACCAATTCCAGCAGGGTATGACCTGCCACCCTCTCCCAGCTCCTCCACAATCGCAGAAAAAGCTCTCTAATATTCCTGTTCTCTTTCACCTTTTTCTGGCCAGGTGGAccccttccaaacaaagcactggactAGCCATTGGGTAGCCCATAAGCTTATGGGCTTCTTCGGGTATGAAACAAAATGAACCTGGAGGATGGTACATTGCTTTCCAATATTGATGTCAGTTATAAATGTCATCCATCTCCACATGTCTATATGTGTGTAAAAAATTGGGAGTGGCAGAGAACCTGGTGGGCTCTAAGGGAAGTGTCTGGGATGCGTTGGCACCCTTGAGTACCACTTGAGAGTTTGGAGATTTGGTCTCTACTCCCTCCATCCCCCTGTGGTGAGGGTGGTGCAGCGCAGACTTGCTTCCAATCTTTCAGAGTAAGGTTTAAGCAAAGTTGAAGCTACGTACTGTGTATCAGCCAGAGATGCTCTTACGGTGGCCCAGATGGACACAAAGACAGCAGGTGCCcctcaaaggaagaagaaaaagaaaagcaagcagaaaGAAATCTGGGTTTCCAGCGATATCTTAACAGGACACAGGGGGGAGGGGAGACAGAATAACATTGTGCCTATCCCTTCATCCTCTGTGATGGGGTGTAGGTGGGAGAAATAGTAAAAGGTGAGGAAACCAAGAGCACACACGGAGTAACCAGGGGCATCTTCAGGGGGATCAAAAAAGATGATGATCATGACCTTGTGTtcaaagcctcacccctttttacAGGTGGCACATGTAAAAATGGCAGGGCTGTTAATTGCACAGTTGTggatgccattttgacttttttgatctcccCTGCTGTTGCCTCTGAAGTTACAAGAGTTTGGAAGCCTTTCAAGTCCAGGGAGGTAGGCCCACATCCTTCAGTGTCTCTACATTAAGCTGCTAATCCAGTTTGTGGAGCCCTGTGTAAGCTAAGTATGACAGCAGAGGGCAACACGTGAACTGGACTGTTCTTACCCCATCCCATGAGGGTGAGGGCCCACAAGTAGCTTTTGTTGGACAGGAAAGCCATGAAGATTAAGCTGTGGAGGTAGAGGCCTTCCACCAGGATCCAGTAGTGGTTGGTAGCCAGGAAATAGAGGAAGACAGTCACTGCTACTTTGCAACCTGCCTGGAGGAATGGAGAAGCACACCACATGCCTTTTAGCTAAATTGGCACAGATAAGAGTTTGCAGATGCTTTCTGCTTCTGATACTTCAGCTTCTTGCAATCCTGTGCACTCCTATAGATACAGTGCACATTATTCAGGTCTCATACATGTACATGTGTCTTACTGGATCAAGCCCAACTCCACCTCTTCTAACGTTTTGTCTTTGCATCAGGCAGCTGCCAAGGAGCTCGTGCAAGGCATCTAATGTCTTTCTTTGTTTTATCCAAGCATTTGATACTGCCCTGCTGAACGCAGAATTTCTATTAAAGTGTTCTGGCAAATGCCCCAAGTTGTCACATTTTGTACACCTTATTAATTGTGCTACTCTGAATCTACTGCCCACTGGTACCTAGGACTTCAGTAGAAATTGCTACACACTTGCAGGACTCACTGGGCAACCTTGGGGACATTGCCTtaaggatgttgttgttgtttttctgcttAGATGAATAATGGAAGCTATAAGGAGTTGCCCTTTTATACTCTACCATGGGGAGAGTAACCTAACCATTAGTGACCAAGAGCCATTCTTTGAAAACAAAGGGGGGCTTTGGGCTTCAGGGATGCAACTGAACATGCTGTTTGATCCCAActgctgtggtttattcaacaaacaggATCAAAACAAACTGGCTTGATGCAACGCCAGGTCACTGGGGGAAGGAATTGTCCCTGGTCACAGGAATTTACCAGCTGGGTTCTGGGTCCCAAAGTGAGAGTCAGCTCTTCAGCATCCCAATCATGGTCTTGTCCTTTCACCAGCCCTGGTCGGGAGGTAGAATATAACACTATATCTTTCACAAAGATGCTCCCAGCTCGGCAGATGAAGGAGGCAAAAAGGTGGAGATGGATATAGTTCCGACTGCAGTGGAGTCGCCTTTAATACACAACACACAGGTAggctttattttattcattaattacatttttaatctaGTTTTCCTTCCAAGGTAACATATGTGATGTGACATCTCTCCCCACTTTACCTTCTACAGTAGTCTAGTTTAACTGAAAGAGACCCACGATTTCTCCACTTTGATGCCCAGAAGGGACTTGCATCTGGGTCTTGGTCCTAATCCAATCACTAAATTGGTTTACAATAGGGGAAAAGGGAGGTCATAGCCACATGACAGCATTGGTGGTTCCATATCACAGGATCAAGCTTTCACTAAAGATGAGCTTTAGACTACATCAGTTATGAGTTGTATGTGTTACTTGTGAGTAGAGTGTAATGAGTAGAGAGCTGGCTGGGAGGGGTGGGGCTCTCTAACTTTTTCTATTTCAGCCAGGTTCACTGATCAAAGGtgcccttttctctttcttttctttgcttaaGTTCAGCTTCAGTGAAAGCTGCTGGCCCTCTC includes:
- the LOC134496340 gene encoding parathyroid hormone/parathyroid hormone-related peptide receptor-like; protein product: MQLDGKDLISLSLYVWQVDTDDVLTKEEQIYLLNEAKSACHNQINVQKEQIQEGHCLPEWDGIICWPESLPDTKVAALCPDYIYDFNHHGHAYRRCDDGGNWQLVPNMNKTWANYTECVLFFAPERQDQEKEVFDRLHIIYTVGYSISLASLVVAMCILCFFKRLHCSRNYIHLHLFASFICRAGSIFVKDIVLYSTSRPGLVKGQDHDWDAEELTLTLGPRTQLAGCKVAVTVFLYFLATNHYWILVEGLYLHSLIFMAFLSNKSYLWALTLMGWGAPAVFVSIWATVRASLADTQCWDLSAGNMKWIYQVPILAAIMVNFLLFLNIVRVLASKLWETNTGKLDPRQQYRKLLKSTLVLMPLFGVHYVVFMAMPYTAVSSTLWQIQMHYEMLFNSLQGFFVALIYCFCNGEVQAEIKKAWFRRNLLLDIKQKTHVTSTGGSCYYGGLVSHATNSISLSMASWGTASAAAIAMPLGAKNWLLQLASSGTALEYFPASSTLGNCLSQEMMQKAPDEIIKALVDSPGLEENHPSLRKDLETML